The Mercurialis annua linkage group LG2, ddMerAnnu1.2, whole genome shotgun sequence genome contains a region encoding:
- the LOC126667949 gene encoding uncharacterized protein LOC126667949, with protein MPVFKVQTQVLHFLLLRLLNQPNANELWFNIGGVRLKFGIDEFALVTGLKCHGDISKLRFRNTSDGIFDKYFKDLSCFNKQALEDFFVTRRWSSPEDGVKIAILYFLDVFLFSSQNVKRVSIVNLNIIESIECNEFPWGLDCFNCGIDDLKDKLKGKSKQYEEEGKTPFYRLAVFIYALQCWFYECCPVAVNNLAILENGDAIPRILRWKVDNNPDIAELEKPFFSLSGKQMKLRKITPSVEEMKKLDFAHFFIKGKDKKKEVSENLSDSEDDKAEYQGGEASSSALPKKRLHLDHFEKELQTVVSSQNKIVEDLNCFKDYVTLQFTNLFKVLDSIKKRSNVIEEQTNLHNGASISDNGSDDKEEDISFKVINRNIVQPIVEKKNNLAEDDTAVENKKEVEQQDQTNLSQVDEAANEFDKVSSDEVEPEIVKAAECNIDKTLKDAQCNIDTILKDVECLLLNY; from the exons ATGCCAGTTTTTAAGGTTCAAACACAAGTTTTGCATTTCCTTTTATTGAGGTTGCTTAACCAACCGAATGCAAATGAATTGTGGTTTAATATTGGGGGAGTGAGACTGAAATTTGGGATTGATGAGTTTGCCTTAGTTACAGGTTTGAAATGTCATGGAGATATTAGTAAACTTAGGTTTAGAAACACATCTGATGGGATCTTTGACAAATATTTTAAGGACCTTAGTTGTTTTAATAAGCAAGCCTTAGAGGATTTTTTTGTCACTAGGAGATGGTCTAGTCCGGAAGATGGAGTTAAAATAGcaattttgtattttcttgATGTGTTTCTGTTTTCGTCTCAAAACGTAAAACGTGTTTCCATAGTCAACCTTAACATAATTGAGTCAATTGAGTGCAATGAATTTCCATGGGGACTGGATTGTTTTAATTGTGGGATAGATGATTTAAAGGATAAGTTGAAAGGGAAAAGTAAGCAATATGAAGAAGAAGGTAAAACCCCATTTTATCGGCTGGCTGTTTTCATTTATGCCTTGCAATGTTGGTTCTATGAATGTTGCCCTGTCGCGGTCAATAACCTTGCAATTTTGGAGAATGGTGATGCTATCCCAAGGATTTTGAGATGGAAAGTTGACAATAATCCTGACATTGCGGAATTAGAGAAGCCTTTCTTCTCTTTGAGTGGAAAACAG ATGAAGTTGAGGAAAATCACTCCTTCTGTTGAGGAGATGAAAAAGTTGGACTTTGctcatttttttatcaagggAAAGGATAAGAAGAAGGAGGTGAGCGAGAATTTATCTGATTCAGAAGATGATAAAGCTGAGTATCAAGGTGGTGAGGCATCATCTTCAGCTTTACCAAAGAAAAGATTGCATCTTGATCATTTTGAGAAAGAGCTGCAGACGGTGGTTTcttctcaaaataaaattgtgGAAGATTTGAACTGCTTTAAAGATTATGTGACTCTTCAGTTTACTAATCTTTTTAAAGTTCTTGATTCAATCAAGAAGAGGTCAAATGTAATTGAAGAGCAGACAAACTTG CATAATGGAGCTTCAATTAGTGATAATGGGTCTGATGACAAGGAGGAGGATATATCGTTTAAG gtGATCAATCGCAATATTGTTCAACCTATTGTGGAAAAAAAGAACAATTTGGCGGAGGATGATACGGCAGTAGAGAATAAAAAGGAGGTTGAGCAACAAGATCAAACTAATTTATCTCAAGTTGATGAAGCAGCAAATGAGTTTGATAAAGTTTCTAGTGATGAAGTTGAGCCTGAAATCGTAAAGGCTGCAGAATGCAACATCGATAAGACGTTAAAGGATGCACAATGCAACATCGATACTATTTTAAAGGATGTAGAATGTTTGttacttaattattaa